Proteins from a genomic interval of Poecile atricapillus isolate bPoeAtr1 chromosome 1, bPoeAtr1.hap1, whole genome shotgun sequence:
- the LOC131574739 gene encoding interferon-induced transmembrane protein 5-like, whose translation MDTSYPREERPPPKRGPPPAAPAPRDHLIWAIFNTLYMNFCCLGFVALAFAVKARDRKVSGDVEAARHFSSKARCYNALATAGSVVLPLLLGALIVTGVIHLSKLAQESVGFFTYQFSGSDDEDQ comes from the exons atggacacctcgtacCCGCGGGAGGAGCGGCCGCCCCCCAAGCGGgggccgccccccgccgcccccgcgcccCGCGACCATCTCATCTGGGCCATCTTCAACACCCTCTACATGAACTTCTGCTGCCTGGGCTTCGTGGCCCTCGCCTTCGCTGTCAAG GCTCGGGACCGGAAAGTGTCCGGGGACGTGGAAGCTGCTCGGCACTTCAGCTCCAAGGCACGGTGCTACAACGCCCTGGCCACAGCGGGCAGCGTGGTGCTGCCACTCCTGCTCGGTGCCCTCATTGTCACCGGTGTCATCCACCTCTCCAAGCTGGCCCAGGAGTCCGTCGGATTCTTCACCTACCAGTTCAGCGGGAGCGACGATGAGGACCAGTGA
- the LOC131574740 gene encoding dispanin subfamily A member 2b-like produces MEPRQADVSIPLQSSGWGAAAPGPRSDPQPRDYVLWSVFNVLLWCLLGGLGCLGFPPLVFSIKARDCKFLGDLEGARRHSDRAKAANIVCSVVVAVVLVIFITAFIIMASTLRAT; encoded by the exons ATGGAGCCCAGACAGGCGGACGTGTCCATCCCACTGCAGTCCTCCGGGTGGGGAgcggccgcccccggcccccgGTCAGACCCGCAGCCCCGGGACTACGTGCTGTGGTCGGTATTCAATGTGCTGCTGTGGTGCTTGCTGGGCGGGCTGGGCTGCCTCGGCTTCCCACCGCTCGTCTTCTCCATCAAG GCCCGTGACTGCAAGTTCCTGGGGGACCTGGAGGGTGCCCGGCGTCACAGCGACCGCGCCAAGGCGGCGAACATTGTCTGCTCCGTGGTGGTCGCCGTCGTCTTGGTGATCTTCATCACTGCCTTCATCATCATGGCTTCCACACTCAGGGCCACCTGA
- the LOC131574738 gene encoding interferon-induced transmembrane protein 3-like, producing the protein MKTRKEARKGVKRGIMQATRKAGPGLSLPRRRSLPCPYRGVRRGGLFPLRPKSLRNETTAAPAPRCLHLPSHHHAFPRCRRRCPRAQGMQQQLPPYEVLPTEVNMEEMPRSTTVLMEEPPRPPRDHLVWSLFTTLYGNFCCLGLLAFVFSVKSRDRKVLGDYSGALSYGSTAKCLNITALVINIIIVVIVVTVVAVMVAKATNPPPQYGYNPFSGHT; encoded by the exons ATGAAGACAAGGAAAGAAGCCAGGAAAGGGGTAAAGAGAGGGATAATGCAGGCAACAAGGAAAGCGGGCCCGGGGCTCTCCCTGCCGCGGAGGAGGAGTCTCCCCTGCCCTTACAGGGGCGTCCGGAGGGGCGGCCTCTTCCCGCTCCGTCCTAAATCTCTGAGAAACGAAACCACGGCTGCGCCCGCCCCCCGGTGCCTCCACCTCCCGAGCCACCACCACGCGTTCCCCAGGTGCCGCCGCCGGTGTCCCCGAGCCCAagggatgcagcagcagctgccgccGTACGAGGTGCTGCCGACGGAGGTGAACATGGAGGAGATGCCCCGGAGCACGACGGTGCTGATGGAGGAgccgccgcggccgccccggGACCACCTGGTGTGGTCCCTCTTCACCACCCTGTACGGCAATTTCTGCTGCCTCGGCCTCCTGGCGTTCGTCTTCTCCGTCAAG TCCAGGGACCGCAAAGTGCTGGGTGACTACAGCGGGGCGCTGAGCTACGGCTCCACAGCCAAGTGCCTGAACATCACGGCCCTGGTGATCAACATCATCATCGTCGTCATCGTCGTCACCGTCGTCGCCGTGATGGTCGCCAAAGCCACGAACCCCCCACCCCAGTACGGGTACAACCCTTTCTCTGGCCACACTTAG